The nucleotide sequence CCCTTAAGTATTTGACACTTGAGAGCGCGGCGTTTTGTTAATGCCGACCTAAGCCGTTACCCACCACATCCAAATTCAATCGTTAATCTATCTTAAATAAAGCCACTATAGACCTAGAAATGCCAGCAACTTGCACTGTCACACAGCGAGTTATACTATGGCGCTCCTATTTTCAACCAATGCAAAGTTCTCAAGATAAGAGCAATGAGCACGCCTCATTCGTAGCCACTTGAGTTCAGGCTGATGGATATTGTTTATGACAACCCCACTTGTGACCTCGTTAAAATTAAAAAGAAAGTCTCGCATTCTTGAAGTAGGTTTTAGCGATGGCAGCTTGCATCAAATGACCTGTGAATTCTTGCGAGTACACTCACCGTCTGCCGAAGTGCACGGCCATGGCACCCCTGTGTTAGTCACGCACAAGAAAAACGTCAATATCAGTGCCATTGAACCCGTTGGCAATTATGCCGTTAAGTTAGTGTTTGATGATGGCCACGATACAGGGTTGTTTTCATGGCAAGTGCTGTTTGACTTAGCCACTCATCAAACTGAGTTATGGCCGCAATATTTAGCCCGTTTACGCGCAGCCAAAGGCTCGCGCGAACCGCTAATTGCTATGAATATTAAGTATTCTGATTAATGAGAGTTAGCCGCTATGGTTGCTCTACACTGCATCTGCAATTTTTGCAGCGTTAAAGCTTGGTGTGTTAAAGCTTGGGGGTTAAACCTTGCGGCGTTACAGGCTAGCGCATTGACCTTAGATAGACTCAAAGCGGGTTGTTTCGTTCACTTGACGCCTGCTTTTGGCGGTTGATTTTAATTAAATGATAAATATTTATTCCAGCCACAAAAGCATTCATCACAGCCACAGGCCAAGCTAAAATCAGCACGCCATAAACGGTAAAAGCCACACAGCCGACAAAGTTTAGCCAGCGCAGCCAGATGATGTCTTTCATCATTAATGAAATGGCCACCATCACCGAGGCAAAATAGCCAAGAATTTCAACCCACAGGTTATGTTCCATCGCGCCCTCAGTCACTCAATGTTGGCAATCTTAATTATCATTAAAGATTGGCATCATTTAGCTCGACTCGCCAAACTATCACCCGAGCTAATTTCACCCTTATCTAATCCAAGCCATTGCGTGATTGATAACGCTTTTCTTTTCAATAAAGCCTTATATACTGGCTCAAGACTCTTGATTATTCTGCCTAACCGGCAAGGGGAATTTATATGGAATACAACACTTCAGAACTGTGTGACATGTTCATTGATGTGGTTGATGTGGTCGAACCTATGTTCAGCAATTATGGTGGCTGCAGCTCCTTTGGCGGGGCCATTAGCACCATAAAATGCTATGAAGATAATGGCTTGATTACTGAGGTTCTCTCTGAAGATGGTCAAGGTAAGGTGTTATTAGTCGATGGCGGTGGTTCACTGCGCCGCGCACTCGTGGATGCCAGCATAGCCCAGTTAGCCGTTAATAATAATTGGGAAGGCATACTTGTGTATGGTTCAGTGCGCGATGTCGATGCTTTAGAAGAATTAGACATTGGTATTCAAGCGGTTGCCTCGATTCCTGTCGGCGCCGATGCCAATGGCGTGGGTGAAGTCGATGTACCGGTCAATTTCGGTGGTGTGACCTTCTTGCCTGGCGATCACCTTTATGCTGACAATACCGGCGTAATTTTATCGCCAGAACCGCTCGATCTTGAATAAACCAATGAGCGATATCCACTAGCGCTATCTACTTGCTTCAGCTACAAGCGTTAGCTTCAAGCAATAGATATGAGCAATCGATATTAGCGCTAGAGTCTATACGCCTACTCGCACAGTTAACTCGGTGACATCATCAGGGAGCATTTGCTCCCTGTTATTTTTTTTATCCGCGCTAAGGGCTATGATGAGCCATCTCATCATGACACGGATAGCCCATGATTCATTTAGCTCACATAAGCCCAAACCACATCAGCGAGATAGTCAGTCAGCGCCCGCTAGAAACCCATATTGGCGAGCAATGTCAGTGGTTAACCGAGTTAAATCCAGCTGCGTTAAGCCAAGCTAAGCAGCAAGGCGCTCGCTTTGCACTGTTAGGTATTAACGAAGACATAGGCCCGCGGGCAAATCTTGGCCGCGGCGGCAGTGGCCCTGGGTTTTTAGCCTGTCTAAAACAACTACTCAATTGGCAAGCTAATGATTTTTTTCAAGCAGAGCAATTGCTGATAGTGGGTGAAATCAACTTGTCTATACCAGTTGGCAGCGCTGAGGGTTTACGCCGGCAACTACCACTACTTGATGAGACTGTGAGTCACGTGACTCAGCAATTACTGCGCGCGGGGCTTGAGCCTATTATCATCGGCGGCGGCCATAACAATGCTTTTGGATTGATAGATGCACTCTATCAAGTCACATCCCTTCCCGTCACCGCCGTTAATCTTGACCCTCACAGTGATTTCAGACCAACTGAAGGGCGCCACAGTGGTAACGGCTTTAGTTATGCTGCGCAAAGCGGCGCCTTAGGCCAATATCAAATACTTGGACTACATGAACACAAAAACAGCCACGCGAGCTTGCAGCAATTAGCCCAGTTTAATGGCCGCTTTCATAGCTATCAGGCTATTTGGCAGCGCCGCCAACTGAGCCTAACGGATGCTATTGCCGACATCATCGAGCATTTACACCAAGGCGCGCCATTAGCTTTAGAGCTGGATGTTGATGCGATTAATGACATGCCATCAAGCGCCATGACCTGCGCTGGCGTGCCTTTGGCGGATGCTTGTTATTATCTATACCGTTTTGGCCGCGAATGTCAGCCGCGCTATTGCCACTTAGCTGAGGCCGCGCCAAGTTGTCACCCCGCAGGATTTGAGGCTGGTATGCGCCATAGCGGCCAAGCGCTGGCAGAACTGGTGATGAGTTATATTCAGGGGCGGTTAAGTCACTTATTACCGCGCTAATTTAATGACTAATTTAGCGACTACAAGCATTTAGCCTAGGGGATAGGTTCACCCCGCCGCCGCTTTATGGTCTAATGCCCAATCTAAAGGTCAAGTACCGGAATCAAGGACTGGATCACAGAGTGTTGGTTTAAGGATTTTGCCCGTGCTGGCTTTATCTTACACTCCCCCCATTACTTCTGAAGCGAATAGGATACATTGCCATGTCTGAGGACAAGCCAAATAGCACTCATTTTGGTTATAAAACCGTTGATGCCGATAAGAAAGCCGAGTTAGTTGCTGGGGTTTTCCACTCGGTTGCAGCTAAATACGACATCATGAACGATGTTATGTCCTTTGGGATCCATCGCTTGTGGAAGCGTTTCACCATTCAAACTGCGGGCG is from Shewanella sp. SNU WT4 and encodes:
- a CDS encoding DUF971 domain-containing protein; this encodes MFMTTPLVTSLKLKRKSRILEVGFSDGSLHQMTCEFLRVHSPSAEVHGHGTPVLVTHKKNVNISAIEPVGNYAVKLVFDDGHDTGLFSWQVLFDLATHQTELWPQYLARLRAAKGSREPLIAMNIKYSD
- a CDS encoding YgjV family protein, with translation MEHNLWVEILGYFASVMVAISLMMKDIIWLRWLNFVGCVAFTVYGVLILAWPVAVMNAFVAGINIYHLIKINRQKQASSERNNPL
- the rraA gene encoding ribonuclease E activity regulator RraA codes for the protein MEYNTSELCDMFIDVVDVVEPMFSNYGGCSSFGGAISTIKCYEDNGLITEVLSEDGQGKVLLVDGGGSLRRALVDASIAQLAVNNNWEGILVYGSVRDVDALEELDIGIQAVASIPVGADANGVGEVDVPVNFGGVTFLPGDHLYADNTGVILSPEPLDLE
- a CDS encoding formimidoylglutamase, coding for MIHLAHISPNHISEIVSQRPLETHIGEQCQWLTELNPAALSQAKQQGARFALLGINEDIGPRANLGRGGSGPGFLACLKQLLNWQANDFFQAEQLLIVGEINLSIPVGSAEGLRRQLPLLDETVSHVTQQLLRAGLEPIIIGGGHNNAFGLIDALYQVTSLPVTAVNLDPHSDFRPTEGRHSGNGFSYAAQSGALGQYQILGLHEHKNSHASLQQLAQFNGRFHSYQAIWQRRQLSLTDAIADIIEHLHQGAPLALELDVDAINDMPSSAMTCAGVPLADACYYLYRFGRECQPRYCHLAEAAPSCHPAGFEAGMRHSGQALAELVMSYIQGRLSHLLPR